One Actinomycetospora corticicola genomic window, CCGCTGGGACCGGGCGCGATCCCTTGGCACACTGCTCACGGACGGACCGCCCGGTTTGGTGTGGCCGTCTAGGCGGCGGCCGGCCCTCCCGGGGGGAGAGGGCCGGTCGTCGTCGTCATCACGAGCCGCCCAGGCCCCGCACCTGCTCGATCAGCCCGTTCGCGGCGTGCTCGAAGAAGCCGTCGACGTCGGGCCCCGCGTTGATCAGCGCGAGGTGGTCGTAGCCCGCGTCGACGAACGGCTTCGTCACCGCGAGGTGGCGTTCGAGGTCGGGCCCGCAGCCGAAGTTCTCCGCCATGACGTCCGCGGTGACGAGGGCGGTGGCCGCGTCGAAGTTCACCGGGTTCGGCAGTTCGGCCTGCACCTTCCAGCCCGGAATCCCGAACCGGAAGAGCGCGCGGGCCGACTCGGCGGCCTCCTCGACGGTGCTCGCGTAGGCCAGCGGCACCTCCGCGTAGGTCGGGCCGGCGCCGCCCGCCGCCCGGTAGCTCTCGACGAGGTCGCCCCGCGGCTCGGTGACGAACAGGCCGTCGCCCAGTTCCCCGGCGAGCGCCGCCGCGCGCCGGCCCCCGGCCGCCACCACGATCTTCGGCAGCTCCTCGGGCAGGTCGAACACCCGGGCGTCCTCGAGCGTGAGGTGCTGTCCTTCGTAGCTCTGGTAACCGCCCTGCCAGAGCAGTTTGATGATCTCCAGCGACTCGCGGAACATCCGGTGCCGCACGTGGACCGGCGGCCAGCCCTGCCCGACGACGTGCTCGTTCAGCCGCTCCCCGCTGCCGACCCCGAGGGTGAAGCGTCCCTCGGCGAGGATCTGCGTGGTCGCGGCGGCCTGCGCGATGACCGCGGGGTGGTAGCGGATCATCGGGCACGTCACCCCGGTCGCGAGCTCGATGCGCTCCGTCTTCGCCGCCATCGCCGCGAGCATCGACCACGCGAACCCCGAGTGCTGCTGCTCGGACACCCAGGGGTGGAAGTGGTCGGAGATCTCGACGAAGTCGAATCCCGCCTGTTCGGCCAGCACGCACTGGCGCACCATCTCGACGGGCCCGTAGGCCTCGGCGATGAGCTTGTATCCGATCTTCACGCCACGGGGGTGCCCGATCCTCAGGCGTTCGCCCCGGCTCCGTCGAGCGGCTTGTCGGGCTCGATCCGCGGCATGTTCCCGCCCCCGCCGTCGTCGTCTGGCTCGACCCAGATCGTCACCGGCGCACCCGCCGGCACCTGGAAGCCCGCCTTCGGCTCCTGGTCGGTGACCGTGCCGCTCACCGTGGGCGGCGTGTCGGGGTCGGGGTCGACCGCGACCACCCGCGAGGAGATCGCGAGCTCGTGCGCGTCGGCGGCGGGCAGCCCGACCAGCGCCGGCACCAGCACGAGATCGGGTTCGACCATGCGGTGACCGTAGCGCTGCGCGCAAGCAATGCGTCACTGCTCGCACCTGACGCCAGGAAATCCACACGGTCCCGACGACGGGGCGCGCGGCCCGGGATCCGCCGGTGCGGTTGGATGCCCTCCAGCGCCGACCCTGGCGGGGGTCGGCTGGTCGGGGGACGAGGAGCGACGCGATGAGCCCACGAGGGACGTCCGCACGGGTGAAGATAGCCGGTGCTCTGCTCGCCGCGGGCCTCGCCGTCGCCGGCTGCACGGGCGGGAGTCAGAGCGCGCCGCCGCTCGCGTCGTCCACGCCGTCCGGTGCCGCGCCGACCTCCTCGAGCGCCCCGGCGGCGCCGGCGACCCCGCTCGGCGCGCCCGCGCAGTTCGTCCCGTGCGACGGCAGCTTCGAGTGCGCCCAGATCACCGTGCCGGTCGACTACTCCGTGCCCACCGGCCCCACCATCACGATCGGCATCGTCCGGCAGCCCGCGAGCGACCAGGCGAACAAGCTGGGCGTGCTGCTGGTCAACCCCGGTGGCCCCGGCGGCTCGGGGATCGAGACGGTGGAGAGCGGGCAGGTCCCGGCCGCGGTCGCCGCCCGCTTCGACGTCATCGGCTTCGACCCGCGCGGCGTCGGCCGCAGCGCGAACCTGGCCTGCCCGATCGGTCCGGACACCCCGTACTACGGCGACCCCGACCCGGGCGACCCGGCGGGCGAGGCGTCCACGGCGCAGGCCGTCGACCGCTACGACCAGGCGTGCGGTGACGCCAACCGGCAGCTGCTGCCCCACCTCGGGACGCGGGACGTCGCGCGGGACATGGACGCGATCCGCGCGTCGCTCGGCCAGCAGCAGATCTCCTACCTGGGCTACTCCTACGGCACGTCGATCGGGCAGGTCTACGGCGAGCAGTTCCCGCAGCGCGTCCGTGCGATGGTGCTCGACGGCGTCGTCGACGTGACGCTGCCGGGCCTCGACCCCAGCCAGGCCGAGAGCTTCGAGAACTCGCTGCGCCAGTTCGCCGCCGACTGCGCCACGCGCCCGGACTGCGAGGCGGGCCCGGACGCGATCGCGATGCTCGACCGGGTGCGCGCCCGCGTGGAGGCCGCCCCGCTCCCGGTGCCGGGGATGTCGCCCCTGTCGCCGGGGCTGCTCGAGCTCGGCGTCGTGCTGCCGCTGTACTCCAAGGGCAACTGGCCGACCCTGGCCAAGGCGCTCAAGGCCGCCGACGGCGGCGACGGCGGGCCCTTCCGGCGGCTGGCCGCCACGTACTTCGAAGGCTCGAACTCCGACACCTACAACGCGGTGACCTGCCTGGACAACTCCTGGCCCCGCAACCCCGACGACGTGTTCGCGCAGGCGCGCGCGGCCGAGCTCCGGGCGCCGCACTTCAGCGGCAACGTGCTCGTGTCCGGGCTGACGTGCGCGAAGTGGCCGGTCCCGCAGGACCCGCTGACCCCGCCGACCGGGGCCGGCCTGCCGCCGACGCTGATCATCGGCACCACGAACGACCCGGCCACGCCGTACGCCAACAGCCAGAACCTGGCCCGCCGGCTCCCCGGCTCGGCGCTGCTCACCTACCGCGGGGACGGGCACACGATCTACGGGCAGGGCCAGACCTGCGTCGACGACCAGGTCAACCGCTACCTCATCTCGCTCACGCTGCCGTCGGCGATCGCGGTCTGCTGAGCTCCCGGGGAGGCGAAGCCGACGTCCCC contains:
- a CDS encoding alpha/beta hydrolase, which translates into the protein MSPRGTSARVKIAGALLAAGLAVAGCTGGSQSAPPLASSTPSGAAPTSSSAPAAPATPLGAPAQFVPCDGSFECAQITVPVDYSVPTGPTITIGIVRQPASDQANKLGVLLVNPGGPGGSGIETVESGQVPAAVAARFDVIGFDPRGVGRSANLACPIGPDTPYYGDPDPGDPAGEASTAQAVDRYDQACGDANRQLLPHLGTRDVARDMDAIRASLGQQQISYLGYSYGTSIGQVYGEQFPQRVRAMVLDGVVDVTLPGLDPSQAESFENSLRQFAADCATRPDCEAGPDAIAMLDRVRARVEAAPLPVPGMSPLSPGLLELGVVLPLYSKGNWPTLAKALKAADGGDGGPFRRLAATYFEGSNSDTYNAVTCLDNSWPRNPDDVFAQARAAELRAPHFSGNVLVSGLTCAKWPVPQDPLTPPTGAGLPPTLIIGTTNDPATPYANSQNLARRLPGSALLTYRGDGHTIYGQGQTCVDDQVNRYLISLTLPSAIAVC
- a CDS encoding PASTA domain-containing protein, with product MVEPDLVLVPALVGLPAADAHELAISSRVVAVDPDPDTPPTVSGTVTDQEPKAGFQVPAGAPVTIWVEPDDDGGGGNMPRIEPDKPLDGAGANA
- a CDS encoding TIGR03557 family F420-dependent LLM class oxidoreductase — translated: MKIGYKLIAEAYGPVEMVRQCVLAEQAGFDFVEISDHFHPWVSEQQHSGFAWSMLAAMAAKTERIELATGVTCPMIRYHPAVIAQAAATTQILAEGRFTLGVGSGERLNEHVVGQGWPPVHVRHRMFRESLEIIKLLWQGGYQSYEGQHLTLEDARVFDLPEELPKIVVAAGGRRAAALAGELGDGLFVTEPRGDLVESYRAAGGAGPTYAEVPLAYASTVEEAAESARALFRFGIPGWKVQAELPNPVNFDAATALVTADVMAENFGCGPDLERHLAVTKPFVDAGYDHLALINAGPDVDGFFEHAANGLIEQVRGLGGS